A window from Sus scrofa isolate TJ Tabasco breed Duroc chromosome 2, Sscrofa11.1, whole genome shotgun sequence encodes these proteins:
- the TMEM80 gene encoding transmembrane protein 80, whose protein sequence is MAASRRGRTSATVLSSLPLQALLHLSGACYSLYFLATLLLIAYKSQVFTYPHGFLVLDLTLLFLMGILEATRLYLGTKGNLTEAEVPLAASLVLTVGGTLLAIYFLLWQTLVLRADWVLGATLLVLHGLEAVLQVVAIAGFVS, encoded by the exons ATGGCGGCCTCGCGGCGAG GGAGAACTTCTGCCACGGTG CTCTCGTCGCTCCCTCTGCAGGCGCTGCTCCATCTGAGTGGGGCGTGTTACTCTCTTTACTTCCTGGCCACGCTCCTGCTGATCGCGTATAAAA GCCAAGTTTTCACCTATCCTCACGGCTTCCTGGTCCTTGACCTGACTCTGCTCTTCCTGATGGGGATTCTGGAAGCAACGCGGCTGTACCTCG GCACCAAGGGCAACCTGACGGAGGCCGAGGTGCCGCTGGCCGCCAGCCTGGTCCTGACTGTGGGCGGCACCCTGCTGGCCATCTACTTCCTGCTCTGGCAGACCCTGGTGCTGCGGGCAGACTGGGTCCTTGGCGCCACGCTCCTGGTGCTCCATGGCCTGGAGGCCGTCCTGCAGGTGGTGGCCATCGCCGGCTTTGTCAGCTAG